One window of the Strix uralensis isolate ZFMK-TIS-50842 chromosome 3, bStrUra1, whole genome shotgun sequence genome contains the following:
- the DEFB125 gene encoding beta-defensin 125 has translation MRILQLLFAVIVILLLQDVPARGLSDSQQCRNNHGHCRRLCFHMERWDGSCSNGRLRCCR, from the exons ATGCGGATCCTTCAGCTGCTCTTTGCAGTCATTGTCATTCTCCTCCTCCAGGACGTTCCCG CACGAGGCCTTTCGGACAGCCAGCAGTGCAGAAACAACCACGGCCACTGCCGGAGGCTTTGCTTCCACATGGAGCGCTGGGATGGGAGCTGCAGCAACGGCCGCCTGCGCTGCTGCCGATGA